The DNA window GGGGAATGTGACCCAAGTGATGTGCTACACACAAAGAAAATATCAGAGTTACCTTTTGGCTGCCAATTCATGGTCATATGCACATTCATTGAACAAGAGAGCCAGTGCTCTAGCGGGGACTTATGCCAACACATGGCTTGAATCAGTTGTTCGTCGGTGAGGTACACAAAACCACCCAACTCCCCGCACAAAATCGATAATAACAAAGAAACAAAGGGCAGTGGTGAACCGGGGAACCACGACAGTTGGGGAGTCGGTCTAGCGAAGAatgacaacaacaaaaatttaatatattctgGTTTAGGCAAAGTCACAAACACCATGAAGGCACAATTGTGATCAAAATAACATGGGTTGGCACGACCGACGTAGTGGAAGAAACAAGGGACAAAAGTGGAGCTAAGATGGTGACTTTGCACAGATGAATAACCCGCAGTAGAGGAGTCACGGAGAGGCGATGGAGAGGAATCTTGAGCCATTGATAAGTCCTCGGCAACCACAGTGTAGGGGAAACAACGTCAAGGGAGGGGCGAGTAAACTCCAAGAGACGATGACTTCCGATTGCAGTAGGGAGCGAAGAGCGGGAACGCGAAGGGGAAGAAGAAATAGGGCCGAGGATTTTTGGGCCATATTGATTCTTCAGGCAGCAACGGCGACCGCGAAACTCAATTCCAGTGAAGGCGTGATGATTGAAGGACGAAGGGGGAGTAGTGCTGGCGAAGCGGTGAGTTTCTTTGATGGGAATAGGCGGATGAAAGCAGCGAGAGGAAGAAGACGGGGGCAGGCGCGATTCGGATGGGGgagaaaaaattcaaaagacGATTAAAGGATTCAAGGTCCAGAGAAAATAAGTCTTGAGTGCTTGGCCCATTTATGCAAGCCCAATTCATAAAATACTTGTATGGGATAATGCCTATAGAGGAGTTGAAAATTGGCTTACATACAAGTACTTTGGCCCAATAGGCCAATGCTTGCGGGGGGCATTTGTTTGCACCAAAAATTAAATTGGGCCCAATTAATTGTCTAAGCCCAAAAGTTTAAATTAATAGAGAAAAACAAGAGGCCCATTAGTGTATTTAAATAAGCAGATAATGTCCAAACAaggagatcgtggaaagagaaGGAAATCGTGGTAGAAAACGGTAGAAGATCGTGAGTCATGGGGAGTGGAAGGAACCGCACCGCACAGTAAAGAAAAGGGAGGAATCGGCAAAACACGAGACACACACACAACTCTCTACACAGACAAATCTGCAAATACTCTCTGCAAAATTTTTAGTCTTTCATGCACTAGTTTTCAAGCGTTCCAATTATTTCTAGCATTCTAGATCTTATCGCTTTATATTTCAGaaactatattttatatttctcTGTCTTGTAAATTTCTAcagtttattgaaaatataaacgatGTCAGAGATTTATTCCTCAAATTCCAatagttttcttcattttgacGTTATAAttgttttaggagattagaaccgacggtcaaatttagaattcactttcgtttgtttttagaagttagatttttatcatttttacaCAAATCAGTGCAttttcgcacctggcacgcccgcaacaccaaatattgtgcaaacaaaaCCTTTATTATAAGCCATTTTTTTTCCACAAGCTCTTTTGCATGGATATTTAGAAAGGCGTTATGGAGCTCACTAACGTAATCTTAcatgaaaattaatatattttagttGATATTATAATAAAGCTGTGTATAAATGAATGGGAATATTAGGAACAAATCTCCCATCAAGATGAAAATGGGCTAGAAATTAAAATATCAGGCTGGGTTGAGAAACTAGCCCTGTTTTTCCCAGATTCCTTGGTATGCACTTGAATGATCTTGTGCGAGGCATGTAATCTCTCTCCCCCCACTGAGGTTCTTGCATGcttaaaaaaaaactcaattGAATAAGTATGAGTAAACGATCCATGGGTGAAGATAGAAAGTCAATTTCTAATCGTAACTACACCTTCCTTCGATTTTTCAATTGACCCTTTAATTTATCCTTTCTTTTGTGAGCTTTAGTTTCGTCTCATCGGTATAGGGATAAGCAAAAGAGAAATTTTCGTCGTGTGTCGCGTCGGAGATACTATAAACACTTCATTCGCACAAATACTGGGTTTTTAAATGAATCGGCCTGTGACATCTTCATTCGCACAAATACTGGTTTTTAAATGAATCGGCCTGTGACATGAGCACAATGACACTATGGTTGCATAGCAAATATGGAACTTGAAGATATCCACCCTGCACATCAAACAACAAATCTACTCACCAATATCCGAAACATGCGCCATAAATGAACCTATAACGCAAATATGATAAAGTTGTCAACAAATCCCGATTAGCCCTTCTGCTATTTCAGCTCTGGGCAAAACCATCAATTTTCCATCCATCAGAAAGAGCTTAGATGAGTGGAAAGTTTACTGATGAACACGGAATTAAGCCTAAATCAGAAGCAGACATAGGgattcaaaagaaaatcttCGGTTAACTTATGGTTACAACTTACAAGGCCAAATTACAAAAAGGTCGAGGACTTGGAATCCATAATGCGATGAAATAGGAATCATAATAACGAAGGGTGCAGTTGAATAAATAAGCCACCAACATGCATAACTTTTATGAACATAAGCCCCATCACCATTTCTGAGCAAGCTTTAAAATGAAGAAGATAAAAAAAAGTCCGAGCATAAAAGAAATAACGAAccatatatatattcattgGCATATAAACTTAAATACTCAACATTTTCTCTGTCATCGCTATTTCATGACTTGCCAAATTCAAATCTTCAGCAGTTTCGAACAAAATTTGTTATACATTCAAAAGGGCAAGATAGAAGAAAAATTGTACCTTCGGCGGTAGAAAAGAGCAGCAGCATGCATGTTCTCACGGATAGCTAGTATTTGGACTCTACAACGTGTTAAACAAGAACTACACACAACGTAAAAAAACAAAAGATACATGACCTAACTAAAATACAATGACACCCACCTCCATGAGACTACTAATTTAATGAAATGAATGAAATTTAATGCAGATAGATGATTTGGACCAGTGCAAAACAAAGACCAAATAATAAAtggaaaaaaattatgtatGAGATTAAAAATACAAGATATGGAAGAAAAAGGCGACTGAAGGGCTGGTTTCGATTTCACATAGTCAAAATGTAGCACTGGTACAGTTATCGCTTGATCACCGTAGCACCAATACAAGTCCGCATATATCCAACATACACCACCATTTTGGTCCAATAAATTAGCTTGGAACAAGTATGTATCCATTATTTCCATCCAGCACATTTGAAATCATCTCCCTCTCTGAAGGCAATCACCAAAATAGACAACCACACTTCTAGGTCCTTCAAGAAAGTTCTCAGATGTCCCTTCAGCCAACTCCATCTCATGGAAAAAGGAATGAACCCATACACGCTGATGCCGTTGCTGATGCTGATGCATGGTTGCAACACCAAGAAGAAAAACACTTCTGCTATCAATAAATGGCAATGATCGGCATCAACTTGGATCCCGACTTTACATAACCATATGATGATAGTACAATATTCGCCAGGTGTACACAATCTCAAACAAATATAGCACGATTAATGGCCATCCTGGCCCACTCAGCAGATTCTTTAATCAAATGGTCCTCTGAAGACAAGCATTCATTTAAAAAGCCTTTGCTTGATAGAGACTGCTGAATCAAAGAACCAGCATTACTTCCCAGAGTATCTGCTAAATCTCCAAGGACTCCAATTGCAGTTTTCATGACAACCTCATCCCTGAGATGGATGGATAAAACAATTAGATaagagatttttttaaaaaaaatagaaaaatctgAACTCAAAAACAAATGCTTAGATTAGAGATACTCACATATCTTTCTCCATGTATATGCTATCCAGGAATTGCAGGATGTGAGGCGCATATGGAATCAAGAGGTGGGTCTTAGGAGAATTCTTGAAGCCCTGAAATATCCCAGAATAGGCCTCTAAAATTCCATTCCTCAGAAGATTAGTATATTCCAGCATTTCATCGTCAACACTTGATGTGCGTGCCGACAACTCCGCTGCAGTTTGCAGCATGGGCATGGAATACATCAAATACTTCTCAAAATTCTCTCCGATTGCTAAAGCTATGTCACCAAAGCACGAAAAGATTGGAGGCTTCACAGACCGATGTAGCTGGTTGCTTGACAAATCTTTCAGAAGCAGAGTCATGATTCCGTCGCAAAAGGGTATAATCGTATCCTCCAGTGCCCTGCAGATATCCCCCACAACACCAACAGTAACAGCACAAACTTGGTATTCCTCAAAATTCTGAAGACCCATCTCCAAATACTTGTAAAAATCTGGCATGTACTTGGCAAAGTTGCGACCTGTAGCATAGGCATGCGCCCCAATAGCAAGCATTGCTTCCTCATGGACTGTTGCACTTCTACAAGCAAATACCTGGAGAAAAAGATTCATGATCTGATCTGAAAACTGCATGAACGCATGCATGGTGGATTCTGATGCACCTAATTTATGGATGATGACCTGTAAACACCCACAGAGAAGGCCTTGCAACTCATTTTGCTTCTCTCTCTCATCAGATGAAAGTTTATGTGCCTCTAGAGTCTTGTGAAGCTCTGTCATGAGCACTTGAACAAGTTCCAACACTAAGTGAGCTGTTTCATCAGACGAACACCTCACTACTTCATTTAGGGTCTCGTACGCAGCTGTCCTAAGTCGAGACTCACCGGCATCTTCTCTATGAGTAACATTAAGAAGGGACTGAACAATTTCTTGGAAATAAGGCGTCAAGGGAGATGTAGATCCCACATCCTCATAACCTTGGGAAAGAAAATAGAGAGCGCCACAGGCTTTCTCAGCAACGTTAGGAGAATCTTTCATGCTCTGGAGGAGAACCGTGATGATTTGTTGGCAGTTTGTCAGGGTAATAGTCGCCATAGTTGAACCATGAAGAAATTCAAATATTCTTCCTAGGGTCCATGCAGTGGTGTCCTTTACATGGCTATTGGGATCATTAGTTAAAGCTGCGAGCATGAAACTAAGAGCAACATTGACAGTAGGGGTTAACTTGTCAGGTGAAGGACCTTCCAGTATGGAACCAAACGCATAAGTGGCAGCTTCTCTTTGCCTCCAATCACCCTTTGTTATATTTTCTTCAATGAACGGCATCACAAGTGGTACAATTTCATCTCCCACAGTACGGGAAaccaaaccaaggcatgttccACCAGCCATCGCAAGGTTCCAAGCACCTTCATCCTGATCCTGTTCCTCTTCTTGCTTAAGAAGTGTCTCTAACAACAAAGAAACGAGTGCAGAGAGTGCCTGCTTGACAAAATAATAGCATGGGACATCAGAATCTGCTGTGAAATCACCACCATAATCTTCCAAGATATCAATTTCCTCATCACAGATTGAGCTCCAAAATTCAATTGCTTGAAGAGCCACAGGTTCTTGATCTTCTCGGATTGCCTTGGATGTGATGTTGAAAATGTCTTGAATATATGGAGCTAATTTATCATAATATGTTGACCCTATTGAGACCAAACACTCAAATGCAGCCCGCCGAATTTTCACCTCAGGTGAGATAGTGGCCTCACAAACAACTCTCATTATGTAATCGCGCTCCATATCATTAGAAAAGTTGGCCTGGGCAAATCCAAGAGCATTATATAAAGCTCGGGTGGCAGCAAGTCGAACCTCTGTATTTCCTTCATTAGCATTCATGCTTTGAACTACAGCTGTTAGTATTTTGTTTACTTTATCCTGATCAACAACCTCCGGACTAACTTCTTCACACATGTACCCCAGAGTTTCGAGTGTGGCTTGCTTAACATGACAAGCGACCTGGTTAATATTTGATAAAAGGGATCCTATAAGCTCAGGCCACTGCTTATGGGGTAGTTCAATGCCAGCAACTTTTGCAATGACTTGTGAAGCTGTTGATCTAGCATCATATAATGGAGACGAGAGGGTCTGTAACACGCATGCCTTGATTTGGCTCTTCACAGATGCATCTAATGATAACCATCTTTGCACGAGCTCAAACTTCCTGTGCTGCTCCTTGGCATCCAAAGCATTCTTCAAAATCAAACCTGCTAGCTTACGACTTTCAACTGGCTTCTCCTCGCTAGCAAGCTCTGCAGAAAGGGAAAACAAGAAACCAGGAAGGTTTTGCTCCTGAAACTGTTTTAAGGTTTCTTCAGCGTGCTTCCTTAATGTTGAATCGACTAATTGTGCGCTAAGAAGAACTTGAGTGACTTCCATAGCCATATTTCCCCTGCCAAATTCGTAGGTGACAGATCAGATTACCATGAATACACAGCAAAATAGACACTAAGATTAGGTCTTTCTGAATGCCAGAGACAattctcaaaaaataaaatgtcGGAGACTATAAAAATGGACAATACTCAATTAGGAATTCCATAGcgataaatatttaaaagaattaTGTTTTATTTAACAATTATCCAGTGCATCTATAGAGAATCGGTGAGCATAGTGGCAGTCATAAATTAACTAACAGACAATCCTTTGCTTTTTACATGTTCAAAATCCCAAAAATCTGTGCTACGTGCATCATTTTTGCACAGCATGACAAACAGAACAAAAATGAGAATTTGTCTTCCATGACAGAGTCAGAGGAAGCGTGCGACTTTAATTACATTACCAGTTTACCACATATGAATTGACAATCTATTGATTCCCGAAAGCAGGAAGATCATTGACTGACTGGATTATCACTACAGTGTGTCCCATGCCGCGTATGACAAAAATTCAGTAAAAATAACTAACCGAAAATAGATCCAAAGTCGATCCTTCAAAATCCAAGAAAATCTACATCTAAAATAGTCGCAAACAACTGCAATTGAACCATTATCGATTAATTCCTCGAACCATATCAGAGAGAAAGAGAGAAAGAATTAGACCACTTGAAAACAGATAAAAAGGGAATAATTCAAGAGTATTCACAACATCAGACGAAGCTCTCCGCTacacaaaaaagaaaaaaacataAGAAAGCGATTTGATCTATCCGCATCTATCAACCCAACTCCCAACAAAGATTTCCAGATTTACACATTCATAAGTAACTACAGCGGATCATTCCTTAAGTTTCAAAATCAAGTAAGCGATCAGTGCAATCCATTACGTTGATACAGTAAACAGTAAGTCATCAACAACTGCAGCTGAACTCCACTGACGAAAGATGATTCAACAAATAATTACCTAAGAAGAGTTGTTTGACAGGAGAAGagattccaatccaatcaaggATCGAGGAAATCCCAAAAAGACGCCCACTGAAAACCCTAAAATGAAGTGGTTTCAGAGAGAGAAAAGGCAGGTAAAAAACATAGTTTCAATATCATAGGagacctctatttatagagtagaTTTACAAACTTGAATAGgtaacaatatcaataatcatcTATAATATCTTTTCTATAACACTCCCCCTTAGATGATTATCAACTCATTAAATTACTTCTAAGAGATGTGGGAGTTCAAATGTTGCCTCGTTAAAACCTTGTCAGTAAAAACCCAATGGGAAAACCTGAACGAAGGAAAAAGAGTACAACAATAGATACTCCCCCTGATTTCAATCATCTGAGATCCTTCAACTGATACATCCCTATCTTGTGCACCAATTTCTTGAATGTTGAAGTTGGTAATGCCTTTGTAAATAAGTCAGCTACATTGTCGCTTGAGCGAATTTGATGGACGTCAATATCACCATTTTCTTGAAGCTCATGTGTATAGAAAAACTTTGGTGAAATATGCTTTGTTCTATCACCTTTGATGTAGCCTCCTTTTAACTGCGCAATGCAAGCAGTATTATCTTCGAATATTACTGTTGGGTCATCTTTGGCTGTTGGGAGTCCACATGATTCTTGAATATGTTGTGTCATAGATCTCAACCACACACACTCCCGACTTGCTTCATGCATTGCAATGATCTCAGAGTGATTTGAAGACGTCGCTGTTAAGGATTGCTTCACCGACTTCCATGATATAGCAGTGTCTCCtcgtgtaaacacataacctgTCTGGGATTTAGCTTTATGTGGATCAGAAAGATATCCTGCATCTGCATATCCAACTAAAGGAGACTTTGATtttgtcgaataaaataatcccaTATCAATTGTACCCCGAAGGTAACGAAATATGTGTTTTACACCATTCCAATGTCTTCGGGTTGGACATGAGTTATAGCTCGCTAAAAGATTAACAGAAAATGATATATCTGGGCGAGTACAATTTGCGAGATATGACAGTGCACCAATGGCACTTaaatatggtacttctggaccaacgATTTCTTCTCCATTTTCAGGTGGTCGAAAAGGATCTTTGTTAGCATCAAGTGATCGAACATACATGGGTGATGCTAATGGGTGTGCCTTGTCCATGTAAAAGCGCTTTAGTATTTTTTCTGTATATGATGATTGATGAACAAATATTCCCTCTTGCAAATGTTCAATTTGCAATCCGAGACAAAATTTTGTCTTTCCTAAATCTTTCATCTCAAACTCATTTTTCAAGTAATTGGCAGTTTTAGTAAGCTCTTCTGGAGTGCCAATAAGATTtagatcatcaacatatactgcCACAATTGCAAAGCCCTCATCTGTTCTTTTTATAAAAGCGCATGGACAAATAGCATTATTTGTGTATCCTTCTTTTAACAAATATTCACTAAGACGATTGTACCACATGCGACCAGATTGCTTTAATCCATATAAGGATTTATGCAGTTTTATTGATAACATAGCCTTGGGTGCTTCACCATTTTCTTTCGATAGTTGGAATCCTTCAGGCACTTTCATATATATATCACTATCAAGTGAACCATAAAGATAAGCAGTTACAACATCCATAAGTCGCATATCAAGAGTTTCTGATACTGCTAAACTGATTAGGAATCGAAAAGTAGAGGCATCCATCACAGGTGAAtatgtttcctcatagtcaattccaGGTCTCTGCGAGAAACCTTGGGCTACGAGTCGGGCCTTGTATCTTACAATTTCACCATTTTCATTCCTCTTTCGTACAAAAACCCATCTGTATCCTACTGGGATTACATTTTTAGGCGTTCGTACTACATGTCCAAACACTTTATGTttttctagtgagtctaattcaGTTTGTATGGCCTTCTTCCATTTTGGCCAATCATCTCTTTGTTGACAATCCTTAACGGATTGTGGTTCTGGGTCTTCATCATGTATGATGTCAAGGGCGACATTTAGGGCAAAGACAGTGTCAACAATTGTGTTATTTCGATCCCACAATTTTCGAgatgatatataatttattgaaaTCTCATTATTTTCATGAGAATTTGATTCTTCAGGAATAATATTATCCAAGTTTGGTTCATTGATCTCTCTTACTatatcatccaagatttcttctTCGGGagcttttgaattttctttctctTGTACCTTTCTTTTTCGAGGTACAATATCCTTTGAACCAATTGGTCGACCACGCTTCTGGCGTATTTTAGATTCATTTGCAGGTTGAATAATAGCTGGTCCTACGGGGACATCAATTTTGCAAGGGGTATTCTCTGCATGTATATGTGACTTTGTCACATTCTTTGTATTAACAAAAGCATCGGGCAATTGATTTGCAATTCTTTGCAGGTGAATGATTCTTTCAACTTCTTGCTCACATTGATTATTTCGAGGATCATAATGAGATAGTGTTTTCTCATTCCAACAAATCTTTTGTTGTTCTTCGGGACACAACTTTATTTCCCCTAGATTTGGAAATTCCAATTCATCGAAGTGGCAATCTG is part of the Primulina eburnea isolate SZY01 chromosome 1, ASM2296580v1, whole genome shotgun sequence genome and encodes:
- the LOC140826435 gene encoding importin subunit beta-1-like isoform X1; the protein is MTYCLLYQLVCDYFRCRFSWILKDRLWIYFRGNMAMEVTQVLLSAQLVDSTLRKHAEETLKQFQEQNLPGFLFSLSAELASEEKPVESRKLAGLILKNALDAKEQHRKFELVQRWLSLDASVKSQIKACVLQTLSSPLYDARSTASQVIAKVAGIELPHKQWPELIGSLLSNINQVACHVKQATLETLGYMCEEVSPEVVDQDKVNKILTAVVQSMNANEGNTEVRLAATRALYNALGFAQANFSNDMERDYIMRVVCEATISPEVKIRRAAFECLVSIGSTYYDKLAPYIQDIFNITSKAIREDQEPVALQAIEFWSSICDEEIDILEDYGGDFTADSDVPCYYFVKQALSALVSLLLETLLKQEEEQDQDEGAWNLAMAGGTCLGLVSRTVGDEIVPLVMPFIEENITKGDWRQREAATYAFGSILEGPSPDKLTPTVNVALSFMLAALTNDPNSHVKDTTAWTLGRIFEFLHGSTMATITLTNCQQIITVLLQSMKDSPNVAEKACGALYFLSQGYEDVGSTSPLTPYFQEIVQSLLNVTHREDAGESRLRTAAYETLNEVVRCSSDETAHLVLELVQVLMTELHKTLEAHKLSSDEREKQNELQGLLCGCLQVIIHKLGASESTMHAFMQFSDQIMNLFLQVFACRSATVHEEAMLAIGAHAYATGRNFAKYMPDFYKYLEMGLQNFEEYQVCAVTVGVVGDICRALEDTIIPFCDGIMTLLLKDLSSNQLHRSVKPPIFSCFGDIALAIGENFEKYLMYSMPMLQTAAELSARTSSVDDEMLEYTNLLRNGILEAYSGIFQGFKNSPKTHLLIPYAPHILQFLDSIYMEKDMDEVVMKTAIGVLGDLADTLGSNAGSLIQQSLSSKGFLNECLSSEDHLIKESAEWARMAINRAIFV
- the LOC140826435 gene encoding importin subunit beta-1-like isoform X2 — translated: MAMEVTQVLLSAQLVDSTLRKHAEETLKQFQEQNLPGFLFSLSAELASEEKPVESRKLAGLILKNALDAKEQHRKFELVQRWLSLDASVKSQIKACVLQTLSSPLYDARSTASQVIAKVAGIELPHKQWPELIGSLLSNINQVACHVKQATLETLGYMCEEVSPEVVDQDKVNKILTAVVQSMNANEGNTEVRLAATRALYNALGFAQANFSNDMERDYIMRVVCEATISPEVKIRRAAFECLVSIGSTYYDKLAPYIQDIFNITSKAIREDQEPVALQAIEFWSSICDEEIDILEDYGGDFTADSDVPCYYFVKQALSALVSLLLETLLKQEEEQDQDEGAWNLAMAGGTCLGLVSRTVGDEIVPLVMPFIEENITKGDWRQREAATYAFGSILEGPSPDKLTPTVNVALSFMLAALTNDPNSHVKDTTAWTLGRIFEFLHGSTMATITLTNCQQIITVLLQSMKDSPNVAEKACGALYFLSQGYEDVGSTSPLTPYFQEIVQSLLNVTHREDAGESRLRTAAYETLNEVVRCSSDETAHLVLELVQVLMTELHKTLEAHKLSSDEREKQNELQGLLCGCLQVIIHKLGASESTMHAFMQFSDQIMNLFLQVFACRSATVHEEAMLAIGAHAYATGRNFAKYMPDFYKYLEMGLQNFEEYQVCAVTVGVVGDICRALEDTIIPFCDGIMTLLLKDLSSNQLHRSVKPPIFSCFGDIALAIGENFEKYLMYSMPMLQTAAELSARTSSVDDEMLEYTNLLRNGILEAYSGIFQGFKNSPKTHLLIPYAPHILQFLDSIYMEKDMDEVVMKTAIGVLGDLADTLGSNAGSLIQQSLSSKGFLNECLSSEDHLIKESAEWARMAINRAIFV